Genomic segment of Eretmochelys imbricata isolate rEreImb1 chromosome 24, rEreImb1.hap1, whole genome shotgun sequence:
CTTTCAAGGCCCTGCAGAGCTCAGCCCCTCCCTTCCAACCCACTGACacttccccagccatgcccccgccCACCCGCTTCATACATTGCCGTCCATGCCTCCAGAGAGACCTGCAAGGCCCACTCCGTGCCCATGGGATGCCAGCTAAGTGAGGGGCCCAGCAGGGGGTCCCATGCAGGGACAGCCCATAGGTACACCCCTGGACAGCGAGCAGGCAGAACCCAGAGGTGCCATCAGAGTGCAGCAGCCTGCCCTACGCTCAGCAGGAGTCAATGCCCTATTAgggagggagaaactgaggcatggagccagGAAGGGACTCGCCGCTCAAAGTCGCAGTGTCAGAAGCTAGAAGTACAACCCAAGAGTCCTAGCTCCCCCCgccctctaaccactagaccccattcccctcccagagccaggatagaacccaggagtcccatgCTCCCTCCATGAGAACTCCCCCTGAACTCCGGCCCAGTGCAGGAGCCACGTGcctgctggagctgccctggGAAGGTAGATCCCAGCAGGTCAAGGGGAGCCTCAGCCCCGAGACAGCAGCTGCTCGTCATCCCGCTGTGGCCCAGACAGTGTTGGGAGGGTAAATACATGCCCCACCCCCTGGGTAAACACCGTGACCAGGGGCGGCCGGCTTGGGTGGGAACAGCTGCCATGGGCTGGGCACACTCAGGGCAGAGTCCAGCAGCCTCAGAGCAAGGTGAGAGCGATGGGGCACCGGCTTCCCGGTGGGCGGCCCCAGAGCAGAGTCTGACCCAGATGCCCCAAGAATCCCCGtgccagacacacacagtcatCCTGGGATACAGAAGCGttaatggggagcagggggcagggattATCCCTTCCCACCAAGACCCCCTTCCACTCAGGGACAGGTGACACTTCCCCTGAACATTCCCTCGCCAAGGGACAGCCAGAACACACCCCCCATTTCCTGTAGGCCCTACCCAAACAAAGTAGATCAGGTGTGCTAAGCgatggccgggggggggagggggcagggcggggcttcGGTTATGTGCAGGGCCTAGTTCAAGTGCCCCAGGCATTAGTCGGTGACTACTACAGGATAGATTATGGTGACAGTGTCACCTAgttcctccccactctgctgGCCCAccagagggggggggggggctgctcccTTGGGCCACCCACTCGCCATCAGAGTGGGCAGGGCACCGGAGGGCAAAGGGCCCTGTGCCCAGCAGGACACAGAGAGGGGGTGAGCACACACACCAAGTTTGTTACTGTTGGGTCGCAAGCCAGACAGAGGTAAACAGAACCCCAGAAGGGCCGGATCAGACCATCCTCCTTCTGGGGCCTGCCCAGCCATGAGGGAAGGGCCCCAAGGCCTGAGCAGGCTGCCCCACAGATAGCACATGTcgccggtggggggggggggggggcgcagaggtCTGCTTAGCTCTCGCCACACCCGATTCCTAGCCCAGCACCAGCCCCCTCCACCGCTGCCCCGTGCGGGCACAGCGAACCAAGGCAGGAGCCatgctcccactccccaccccctccagcttcgCCCATAGGAGTCAGACTCCCCCACCCAGACGCGGGCAGTGCAGGGGATGCGACGAGtaatcctccccaccccacccctctcctcccgCCTGGCACCCTGCCCACCCACAGCTTCCAGGAGAGCCAGAGCCAGCGGCCTGGCGACGTGTCCACATTCGCTGTAACTTGCCGCTCCCCACGGGCGCACTCAGCGTTTCCATTCCCGCCCCCCGGCGCGCCAGGGGAGCAGCGCCCAGTGGGGCCCAAGCCCCAGGCAACCCTTTACCCCACCGGAGGCCGAGCCGGCTCGCCGCGGGCAGCCCCGAGGGGCATCAGCCGGGGCCCCGACAGCGCAGATCCACTGAGCCGGTGTCTCTGATTCCCCAGGCCAGGccgagccgggccgggctgggccaggccgAGCCGGGCCAGGCACGCCCGCCCTGCCACTCTCCTACCAGCTTAAGGAGGATTATTTATAACCACGGACCTGAGCCACCAACCCGGCCTGCTCCCCTCCCATGGCAGCCCTCCCCCAGGCGATGATGGGGGGCTCCGCTGAAGGGACCACGACGCACCTGGCGGAGTCCGGGGAGGGACCcgagctggggcagcggggcgGCAGGAGCCAGACCACCAAGGGGTTCGCCAATGGGGCTCGGGGCAGCCGGGGGTCCGGGCAGCTCCGGGCGCAGGACTCACCGGTCTCCGCTCGGCTCAGGTGCGGCAGGCGGGGTCGGTGCGCTCCGCTGGGGGCCGGACGCCAGGGGCCCCTCGCTCCGCCCGCCCCTCGCTCTGCCCACCTGGCCCGCCCCGGTCCCCACCTCACctggcccgccccgccccgccccacctgTCCGCCCCCCCGCggtcccccggccccgcctcgccGCGGCGcggcccctccccgcccgccgCCGGCCGGCCAGCCGGCCgggcccccccgctcccctcccgacccctcccctccacctggCCCCAGCCGCTCCGCATCCCCCCCTCGCCCTCCCGAGCCGGCTACCAGGAagcgcccgcccccgccccagctcattgggcagggggtggggtcccagccTCTCATTGGCGTGGGGTGCTGCCCTTCAGGGCCCCCCCAGGACACACCCccaggggcgggggaaggagggaggagtcGGGGGAGCTGACAgtgtctgcagcagcagcagcggctcGGGCCCCCCCGACGAAGGGTCCTTTAAAGCTGCGCTGCACCCGGGGAGGGGGGGACCGTGCCCGGGATGGGGGAGCTCGCAGCGCTGGCGGGGGGGGTGGCCCTGCCCgggatgggtggggtggggctcgCAGCTCTGGCGGGGGGGCTGCCCGTGGGGGTGCTCGCAGCGCGGGCGGGGGGGGCTCGCAGCGCTGGGGGGCCCTGCCCgggatgggtggggtggggctcgCAGCGCGGGCGGGGGGGGCTCGCAGCGCTGGGGGGCCCTGCCCgggatgggtggggtggggctctcagcgctggcggggggggggctgcccgtGGGGGTGCTCGCAGCGCGGGCGGGGGGGGCTCGCAGCGCTGGGGGGGCCCTGCCCGGTGGGCGGCCGGCCGCAGGGCGGGGCTCGGGCCAGGCGAGCTGGCGGGGAGGAAGGGTGAgtcagagctggggaaggaggctgCAGATGGAAAGTTTGACCCATCCCTGGCCGGACTCGTACCCGGGGAGGGGGGCCGGCCTGGCCCGGGAAGCCCCGGGGCTGGATGCCCCCAAAGGCCCGGCCAAGCTGCTGGCCAGTGGCTGCAAACTGCTGCGGCTGGAGCTGGCCCGGCTCCGCCTGCTGCTGGCCGTTCCTCCCTGGCCCCCGCAGGGCCGGcatgccaaccctccaggactggcctggagtctccaggaattaaagattatgtcatgggaTGGAACCTCCAGGAACACGTCCaactaaaattggcaaccctagggccGGGGGGAGGGTTGTTCCTCCACGCCCTGCCCCTGCTGGCCCGCTGGCCATCTGTCCCTCCTTCTGGCCATCTGTCCATtcctctgtctgtccatccctccgtccatccctctgtccatccatccatccccacacatatctctctgtccatctgtctgtccatccccacACATATCGCTCTGTctatccatctgtctgtctgtccatccccacacatatccctctgtccatccatccatctgtccatccccacACATATCCCTCTGTTCATCCCATTGTCTGTCCTGCCATCTATCCCTCCATCTTCCCCTCCATCCGTCTGCCTGTCCCTCCATCCAAATATCCCCACATGTATCCCTCTGTCCATCATCCTTCCAGCCACCCCTTCATCTATCTGTGCCCACATAGACCCATCTAATCTAGCACAGTCTCCCCATGGCTCCAGGTGCTCTGTCAACACACCACCCCAAGCACTGAGGCACCAAAACAGCCAGAATGGGGGACGctttccctccccacagcccccacctgACTGGCTGTTCTCTCAGCCAGCAGGAAAACCGGTTCGCTCACTCCCAGCCCCACGCCCTGGGCCCTGCTtgtcagaacataagaacagccagactgggtcagagcaaaggtccatctagccaagtgtcctgtctgccgaccgtggcctgtgccaggtgccccagagggaatgaacagaacagggaatcaccaagtgatccatcccctgtcgcccattcccagcctctggcaaaaaACGTCCAAAGGTTTCACCTGCACCTGGGCAGAATTACCCAGCCAACAGGGAACCCAACGTGTGGGCTGAGGCACTGAGAGAAGAAGATGGATTTGGGCCAGAACACAAGACtgggcgccaggactcctggattctgtccctttctctttgaggggagtggggcctatgGGGTTCGAAcagaggggctgagagccaggactccggggttctaaCCCTGTCTCCGCCAGAGTCGCTGGATGGCCTTTGGTGacatcccccagccccagcttgctgcacagaGGTGGTGGTGGGAACTCAGAGGCATAGCCCCTAAAGATAGCCCAGGCCCTGCTTTCTCCGGGGGCAGGGAGGTCTCTGAGGTGATGGGAGAGAGGTATCCACCCGAGTACACATGCCTCATTAGCCTCCCTTTCCTGTGCCTGCCTGGGAGAGTGGCAGGAAGGACCTGGGGCAATGGGGGCTCATGGAGAGCAAGACACTTGGAGCAggcaggagggcagggcaggccagGGCGGGGCAGACTCcccgagcagcagcagctcccccccACCTGTGCAGGTGACTTGGGTGGGGTTACAGACACAACCTGTTTGGCCACAACCGGCGCCCAGGAGGGAAAGAATCAAAATGTTCCTGGCTCCTTGCTCACCTCagctaaccccccacccccactcccatgccCGCCCCTgccctccaacccccacccctgcctgctgCTCCAAGGAGGGGCTCCCTGGCGGCCTGATTCAGACATGGCCCTGGGCCAGGCCCCCACTGCCCTGCCACCAAGCCAAACAGGGGCCCTGCGCAGACATTAGCTCACTGGCAGGAGGCAAGTCCATTACGGGGGCAGGGATCCAGCTCCGGGTCTCCCCTCCTGCTGGATCACTGCGCCCAGAGGCCATTGCAGTGGGCACAGATCCAGGGCTGGATCACCCCTCTTGCTGGGGCAATTACCCTGCACGTACCTGGCTGCTGACCCAACAAGGGGGTTCAGCCCTTGGGGCCCCCATGTGTccccagtggggtgggggagggttgcaAACCTGTCCTCTGGGGCGATGGCCCTGAGGTGCCTGGCTCtggctgcccccccacccattcCTTCCACCCCACTTGCCACTGGGGCAAGTCCTCTGCattggccagagaaagagagagagagagagcaccttTGGTCCATCTgctcctccacccacccacctgtccatccatccctctcCCCCTTGCTCAGCAAAGCCCTCGCAGGCTGCTTACAATAACCCGCatgcagggtgggggcgggggcagagggagatCATGCAGGAGCCACCCAGGGGCCTGGCCAGAGCTGTGGTACCTCCAGGGAGTGGCCTGCCTGGCCCAGCCTGGCTGCTGTCTCTCCCTTGGCCTGAGCAGgcaagggtgggagggggctgctgaaGAGCTGGGGACGCGTGGGGACGGATGAGGCGAGTGAGGGGGAAATCCAGAGAAAATCCCCTCTTTGGTGCTGACTTGCAGCCGGCCCAGCCGCCCACCTGCCCGAAACCAGCCTCCCACGGCCCCTCCCACTTTCACTTTCAGGGGCCATGCAGCTGCAccccggggaggtgggggggggctggggggccgggATGTGGCTGGCAGCCCCGGTCCCTGGGAAGATCCTGGAATCAGGGCCACCACGGGCCTAAGGTGCCAGGCGCTGGGCAATGCCAGGCAGGCCTGGCCCAGGCCTGCTGAGGGCTGGGCACCATTCTTGGCCCCCGTGTGCCGGGTGGGGGGCACCGCACCCTGGGATATGGGATGCAGTGTTGCAGACCCTGCCGCACAGAGACAGCCACgtccctgcccggctcctggggGCCCCAGACGGGTGGGGGGAGCTTCCGAGCTTTCCTGCGCCCCAACCACTTCAGAGGCAGCTTGGGGGATGAAAGGCGCCCAGCACTTCGTGTCACAAACCCCCTGAGGCCGCCAAGAGCCGAAATCAAACCCACCGCAGGCCCCGGCGTCGCCAGCTATTTATAGACGCCGCAGGGGAAATGGTTCTAAGGAGGAACCGGCAGGAGGGGCAggagcccccagctccctgcacccgCCCAGGCCTGGCCACGGCCTCCCACTTCCGCATAGGGCGGCACCCAGGGCTAACGGGCAGCCCAGTTCAGCTGCCAGAGCCCACGGGGATGGGAGCCTGGCACTGGACGGAGAGATTCCTCTGCAGAGCGAGAGGCCAGGGACAGCGTCCAGCCCCCTTTCACCCTGGCCTCCCCGCTCCAGATGGTGCCAGCCAAGCCCATtgctggctgctggagtcagGCCTGGGCGCTGTGCGGgcacctcccccccgccacctcctggctccagtgggTGTAGGGGGAAGTGCTCGCAGCTGGCAAGGCCGCACTCCTCCTCCCTCGCTTCCCCATTCCCtcgctctctctcccctcccccggttTTCTCTAAGTCGGGCGGCTTCTCTGCAAGCCCCGTGGGCTGGATTGGTGCGTGTTTATAGGAAAGAGTCTCTCCCCCTTGGCCCCGCCAGGCCTTGCTGAGCCCGCAGCCCCTAGTGTTCTAGGAACCAGACACCAAACCACACAGCCCCCCGGTGCCCCACCCTCGCCCCAGCGCAGGCTGGTAGATACCAGCCCCCCCTCCGCCGTTGGGGGTGCACTGTGCTATTCTTAGGCACCAGTCtattttggggtgtgggggctgtGGCTATGTCCCACGGGTGCTGGGCCCGTCCCCGTCTCTCCTGCCAAGGGAGAGCCCTTCAGCCAGAGCCCCTGAACTGCCCATGGGCAGCTGGCACCCCCATCGCAGACCCTGGCTCAGCTCCAGCACCCCCAACACAAAGGAGCTGGGAAGTCGCTGGCAGGTGCCCTGTCCCCGCTGAGCCCAGGACATTCCCACGGGCCCCGAGCGGGACAGGCGGGGGCATCGACGGGCACTCACCTTCCGCCCCCCCAGGACAAGGCCCCTCCggggcactgggcagcacagcagagATGAGGGCGCCTGACGGCAGCGGGGCCAGCCTGAGGACAGGGAGCCTCTgatcccatctctgcccagccgGGCAGCGTGGCAGGAAGGACCGGGCGGTCATTGCCGACAGCTGCGGGCGGCCTTGGCTTGttctggcctgcagagggcactgctGGGCACCGAACGGGGAGCCGGAGTGCAAGGGAGGGCCGGAATGGGCTGcacgtgcgtgcgtgcgtgtgggtgtgtgtgtgggtgtgcaggggtgcatgtatgtgtgtgtgcgcgcgtgtgggtgtgtgtgtgcaggggtgcatgtatgtgtgtgtgtgtgcgtgtgagggtgtgtgtgcaggggtgcatgtatgtgtgtgtgtgcgtgtgagggtgtgtgtgtgtgagtgtgcagggtgcatgtatgtgtgtgtgtgtgcacctgtgtgtgtgagtgtgcaggggtgcatgtatgtgtgtgtgagtgtgcaggggtgcatgtatgtgtgtgtgtgtgcgtgtgagggtgtgtgcgtgtgtgagtgtgagtgtgcaggggtgcatgtatgtgtgtgtgtgtgcgcgtgtgagggtgtgtgcacctgtgtgtgtgcaggggtgcatgtatgtgtgtgtgcgcgtgtgaggGGGTGTGCgcgtgtgagtgtgagtgtgcaggggtgcatgtatgtgtgtgtgtgtgcgtgtgagtgtgtgtgtgcaggggtgcatgtatgtgtgtgtgtgtgcgtgtgtgagggtgtgtgcacctgtgagggtgtgtgtgcaggggtgcatgtatgtgtgtgtgtgtgcgtgtgagtgtgtgtgtgcaggggtgcatgtatgtgtgtgcgtgcgcgtgtgAGGGTGTGTGCACctgtgagggtgtgtgtgcaggggtgcatgtatgtgtgtgcgtgtgtgagggtgtgtgtacctgtgtgtgtgagtgtgcaggggtgcatgtatgtgtgtgtgcgcgtgtgagggtgtgtgtgcaggggtgcatgtatgtgtgtgtgtgcgcgtgtgaggGGGTGTGCGCGTGAGGGTGTAAGTGTGCAGgggtgcatgtatgtgtgtgtgtgtgcgcgtgtgagggggtgtgcgtgtgtgagtgtgcaggggtgcatgtatgtgtgtgtgcgcgtgtgagggtgtgtgtgcgtgcgtgtgtgagtgtgcaggggtgcatgtatgtgtgtgcgtgcatgtgtgagggtgtgtacctgtgtgtgtgagtgtgcaggggtgcatgtatgtgtgtgtgtgcgtgtgtgagggggtgcgtgtgtgagtgtgcaggggtgcatgtatgtgtgcgtgtgtgagggggtgtgtgtgtgagtgtgcaggggtgcatgtatgtgtgtgtgcgcgtgtgagggtgtgtgtacctgtgtgtgtgagtgtgcaggggtgcatgtatgtgtgtgtgtgcgcacgtgtgcaTATGCACGCTAGCCTGTGAGGGGTGCGTGGACACGCGTGTGGCACACCTGGTTAGGCTGCCCAGTGTACCGCTGTGGTCTGTGCTGTGGGGGTGCCCGGTgtttggggttggggaggggcacATCAGAGCCATGGCAGGaaggcccccagccccagccatgatTCTCTGgggtccctccctgccccacgcccAGACCCAGCTGTGGACGGGCCGATACCTGTAGCACCCAGCACTGTGGGGCTGGCCCCCTCGCCAGCTGCCATGGTGGTTACTGAGCTCCGCTGACCCCCCAGCTCCCCGGGCCGCGCAGCAGCTCCCCACGCGCTGGACACAGGAGTGGGGCCGGCGCAGGGACAACACCTGGGACAGCAGCGATTCCGTGGCACCGTTTATTGGAGTTATAAATAACAGCGCCGGGCCGGGCAGCTCCCGGCAGAGTGGCTGTGGCTGCAAGACCTTAGAGCTGCTCCACGCAGCACCGGTGACTGGCAGGGCGGGCTGCGGAGATGGACGGGTCTGCATTGCGGGGGACCTGCAGCactgccctctgccctgccaggctggGCCCGGAGCTGTCTGCTGCATGCAGGACACCCTGCTAGTCGCGAGAACTTCCCCCGGAggggctgccccccagcccctgagcccTCCTAACACGGGAGCTTTGGGCGCTGCTGGCCACCGggaccctgctcccccccccagccctgctggctcCTTCTGAgctgcccccagcctctccccaccactCTCTGTGCCTCCCCCATGCACGGACTGGCCTCtgtacccccaccccagggcccaaGGCTCCTCCTGAGCCCTGGGGATAGGGGCCTGGTCAGAGCCCCCAGCGCCAAGAATTCGCCCTGTTCTGAGTCCTGCCCCACTGCTACCTCCCTCCtgcttcacctcctccccccttTGCAGACGTGCTCAGCCCCTCTCAACCTCGaaaaccccagcccagcccagcaggctCCCAGAGGGGGCTGAGACTCACCTGGCCACCACCTGGGCCAGTGCCCAGAATGGATCAGCTGGCCCGGCAGGTGGCAAGTGGGCAGGGGGTCGGACTGGCACATGGAGCCGCTCCCGCCACACTTGACAGGGTTTTAATCTACGTTTCTTTACAAAAATAAGATAATTTGAAATAAATGTGAGAACTGCCTCCCTGACAAGTGCGCCCAGCaccacagggcagggcaggggctgggggggagggcagagggacggtggggctgggggtaaggggagatggggtgggggagggtcaaggcagggggagggatagccagagggacgggggtggggggctggggagaaggggaagggggagaggaggctggggggcagggagtagggCAGACAGGGGCTGACCAGGGCCATAGGACCCAGGCTGGGGATGGCTGGAGAGGCCCATAGGCCCAAGCTGCAGGCTCATGATGGGGTCGGGGCGGAGGGAGGCTGCGATGGGGTTTCTAGGTAGAGGGGACAGAGGCAGCGGGGCCAGGCCTCAGAGGTGGGGGCCCGAGGGACGCTCCCCCACTCTACTCGTCTGGCAGGGCCCGTGGCCACAGCGGGAGCGTCTGTGCTGGGCTGTGCCCCCGGTCAGCGGGGCTTGGTGAGCAGGATCTCCAGCCAGCAGGGGCAGGCGGTGATGAACTGGCGGGAGTAGCAGGGGCCCCAGCCCTTGGCGAAGCTGATGCGGATGCTGTTGGGGTCGCAGGGCCCATCGCCCGGCCTCCGCCAGCCGGCCTGGCCACCCGCGCGCTTGTAGTCAAACACCTGCAGAGAATAGCCGGGCAGCACCTTGTGCACGGGCGGGCCGCGGGCGCCGGGGGGCCCCAGCGTGGCGGAGCTGACGAAGATGGGGTGCTCACTGCGGTTGTAGGCCCACACCCCGTCCCATTCCCGGCTCAGCAGCAGCCCGCGGCCGATCTTGCTCCGGGCCCGGCGCACGGCCGCACTGCGCCTCTcggcctgcagctggcccagggagAAGCCGCTCCCCTGCGGCAGCTCGCAGAAGATGTTGACGGAGGTCTCGTGCACGGCGTAGAGACGGCCCACCCGCGTCCGGTGCTCCCAATAGGCCAGCTTGCACCAGCAGCCGTCCCTGGTGGTGCTCCTCTCCAGGCCGGAGTCTGCAGGAGTGAGAAGGGACCTCTGAGCCCATGCACAGAGCAGCCCCCGCATCCCCCCATTGAGCTCCCAGAGAATGAACAGACCACCCAGGGACCCTCCCCAGCGCTGGGACGCAGCCCGTCTGGGGGGGGTGCGGGGATCGGTTATACAgagacccctcgcccggcgctgagatgcagctgcctctggggtgggatgcagggggtgtttatacagggacccctccccccgtgctggctgtggggggcacaCGTGAGGGCTAGTTATACAGAGACCCCTCGCCTGGGTGGGtgagctgcagggctctggatACAGCCACATAGAACCAGTTTTGGTCGTCTCTTTCAagcggcagggggctgggggcaggccgGCCTGAAGGCCCCAGACTGAAATGCGGCCCGGCCAGCGGTGTGGGCGGGTGGGGAACAGGCCCTGGGCTCTGCAAGGGGCAGTTTCAGGCCCCATCTCTGCTGATGAAGAGGAGCTGCCTCGCTCTGTGTCTCAGTGTGGCTGGCGGGGTGACTCCTGCGTGGGGGCTCAGCCCCGCCACACTGGCCCtcctggggttctggctgcccgACCCCGCTGGCCCCGAGCAGAAGGACACGACCCCCCCAATGCCCCACGCTCGGCccccctgggctggagcagggcatcCAACGCCACCGTGGAGCCAGACAATCACGGGGGGCATGagtcacgggggggggggggtgctgtgaTCCGGCACGTAGGCCGGGGACGACCCCAGCCACCGTCCCAGGGGACCGCCCGCCGTGGCACGGCAAGGGGGGGGCGGGCCCGGCAGCAGGCGCCGGTCCCAAGGCCCTTGAGCTGAGGGAGGGAAGGCGGAGCCCGGGGAAGGAGCCGGTGGCCGGCAGCCAGGCCGGAGCGCGGCTTGTGCGTCAAGGCACATTGTGAGTGTCCCTGTGGGCAGCACTTCCTGCGGCGGGGAACGCGGACGGGCCAAAAATAACAGGCGCAGCCGGGGCTGGGGGACGGGACGGAGCCACCCCCGCAGACAGGAACCCCCCggccctggctgctctgagcagctttTCCTCCCGGACTCGGTGGGGGGGCCTgactcaggggtggggggctggttatcacccccaaccccctcccctgaagCCCCAGGGGAAATGGGGGGCAGCAGCAAGGTCAGATCTGCTCTGGGGCTCTCGGGGGGGCGGTGGCTGGGCCAGACCTCACctgcccttcccaccccccaactccttctGACCTACCGAAGTAGCCCCTGACCTACTGTGAGGGGCTGAGCTGGCAGGGGAGGGACCAGGCTGCCCCAGGGGCCCCATGTCGGCAGCTCTCCAGGCTCTGAGGGCCAGGATGGCTCAGTGGGTGCTCCGCGCCCCCGACTcacagtggggatggggggtttaCCTGACCCACACCCAGTGCTGCTGGCTCCTGAGTGGTGGGCTTCTCCATGGCTCCACCATAGGGCCCTTCCTCTCCAGTGGGGCCCCCAAAACCTCACGCGGGAGGAAGGTGGCGGCAGGATCCCCCTGATACCCAAGGCTGCAGCCTGGCAGTGCTGGTCCCCACACAGCCCAGGGCTGGTCATCCGGAGCCCCCTGAagctccctgcctgggcctgggGGTCACATCCCCTGGGTGCCCCCCAGTCCCTCTGGGCACCCCTTGCCCCCCGGTCCTCACTGTACCTCGCCAGTCTCCGTGGGCATTGCAGCCAGACTCCGGGTGGCTGGAGTTGGGGCGCTCCGACACCTCTGTCCATGGGCAGCTGAAGGGGTAGATTTTGGAGTAAGGAGGTGGCGGTGTCTCTGAAAGGGAACCAGACAAGAGCGGAAACCAGtgagcagctgcctctggggcagccccctccccatcccactccgATGCCAGCTCTCCCCTTCCAGCCCAATGCAGCCCCAAAACTAGCAGGGCAAGGGGGACCAAGTTCTGGagatagacagatagacagacagagggggtgtctgggtgtgatgaagtgggtctgttcttaatgtttcctctgaatactgtaggggtgcctcagtttcccctatgcatttcttaagtctctagggggtgggataagggggtgtaattgttgcagagcaaagggccagggtacataaatggccgacactctgtctcccgGCAGCTGATgtcctgggcccttcccccctgcaaggtgagagctaaagggttggagaacaaaggaatcgggtgacctcct
This window contains:
- the LOC144279755 gene encoding mothers against decapentaplegic homolog 6-like, translated to MLLITGWVHQTPPPGSRRWGPRPMFRSRRAGLVRRLWRHRCAAPGAEDGPGALKPAAHALFKKLKDEELELLVQAVESRGAGQSGCVWVARAELRGTKQALPPQVLLCRLYRWPDLRHPHELKSLSGCQSFGGCGEGATLCCNPHHLSRLARPETPPPPYSKIYPFSCPWTEVSERPNSSHPESGCNAHGDWRDSGLERSTTRDGCWCKLAYWEHRTRVGRLYAVHETSVNIFCELPQGSGFSLGQLQAERRSAAVRRARSKIGRGLLLSREWDGVWAYNRSEHPIFVSSATLGPPGARGPPVHKVLPGYSLQVFDYKRAGGQAGWRRPGDGPCDPNSIRISFAKGWGPCYSRQFITACPCWLEILLTKPR